GCGGACCTGCGGGCGGAACTGCGCCAACGCAACGTCGAGACCCTCGAGCGACTGCTCAACGAAACGTTCGATCTGGTCTACCAGAACGATTCCTACGCGGGGATCGACCTCGACGGCGAGTACCGGCTGACGGTCTACCAGAAGGACGGCGAGGCCTTAGAGCCCGAACAGCTCTCCGGCGGCGAACGAGCGCTCTTCAATCTCAGCCTGCGGTGTGCCATCTACCGACTGCTTGCGGAGGGCGTCGAGGGATCGGCGCCGATGCCGCCGCTGATCTTGGACGAGCCGACGGTCTTCCTCGACTCGGGCCACGTCACGCAACTCGTCTCGCTGGTCGAATCGATGCGGGATCTGGGCGTCGAGCAGATCGTCGTCGTCAGCCACGACGAGGAACTCGTCGGCGCGGCCGACTCGCTGGTCCGCGTCGAGAAAGACGCCACGTCGAACCGCTCGCGACTCGAGCGCGGCGAACCGCCGGAGATCGAACTGCTCGCGTCGGACTGAGGCGCGGCGTCACGGACGCTTCCGAGCCGCGGCGCCCGAGGCGGAAGCGGCGCTCACCAAAACAAACCCGACTCCTTCCCTCGTTACGACGCGCTGTCGGGCGCCTCGCTCGAGGCGGCGCTCGAGGGCTCGACCGCGTCCTCGGCCTCGTCGATCGCGCCGATGGCCTCGAGCGCGCGTCGACACTCGGCGGTGACCCGATAGCCGCGCTCGCCGGCGACCTTCGTCTCGGCGAGCAGTCCCACGGACGTCAGCACCGTCAGCCGGCCGTGGAGGTCGCTCTCGCAGAAGGCGTCGGCGTCGAGGATCGTTTTGACCCCCAGGGGCCCCCGCTCGGCGAGTTCGATCAGGAGTCCGAGGGTCGCCTCGTCGTGGACCGTCGTCAGCAGCGTCCGCACCGGCCCGGAAACGGTCCGGGCGGCCGTCTCGAGGGGCGACTCATCGACATCCTCGAGGCGGTCGTTCTGGACGTAACACTCGTTGCCGTTCTGTGGATCGCGCACCAGGCTCGCGTGTTCGGATCGCTTGAGAAGCAGGTATCGTTTGCCGGTGTCGTCTTGGA
Above is a genomic segment from Haloterrigena salifodinae containing:
- a CDS encoding DUF7346 family protein — its product is MKSVQDDTGKRYLLLKRSEHASLVRDPQNGNECYVQNDRLEDVDESPLETAARTVSGPVRTLLTTVHDEATLGLLIELAERGPLGVKTILDADAFCESDLHGRLTVLTSVGLLAETKVAGERGYRVTAECRRALEAIGAIDEAEDAVEPSSAASSEAPDSAS